In Xiphias gladius isolate SHS-SW01 ecotype Sanya breed wild chromosome 16, ASM1685928v1, whole genome shotgun sequence, a genomic segment contains:
- the slc40a1 gene encoding solute carrier family 40 member 1, translated as MDNSGPKKTCCESIRDFFTSAKFLIYMGHALSTWGDRMWNFAVAVFLVELYGNSLLLTAVYGLVVAGSVLLLGAIIGDWVDRNPRLKVAQTSLLVQNSCVIVCGILLMVVFQFKEQLVELYNGWILTTCYILVITIANIANLASTATSITIQRDWVVVVAGQDSSKLADMNATVRIIDQLTNILAPMLVGQIMAFGSHFIGCGFISGWNLCSMCLEYALLWKVYQKTPALAVKAGQKEQQQELKQLSPPKDLENGQSPEESSQPLMNEASVVAKPDSPKQHGCCYQVTEPLRTLKAGWVAYYNQNIFFAGMSLAFLYMTVLGFDCITTGYAYTQGLNGSVLSLLMGASAVSGICGTVAFTWVRKKCGLIRTGFISGVAQLSCLMLCVVSVFTPGSPFDLSVSPFQDLYTHLIGEKTLPEADHSLTSVLTGGNATTAAPAEELPPLQSYMSVSLLFAGVIAARVGLWSFDLTVTQLIQENVIESERGVINGVQNSMNYLLDLLHFIMVILAPNPEAFGLLVIISVSFVAMGHVMYFRYAFKSLGSRLFLCCSTEQKVEMVDSPSLPTTV; from the exons ATGGATAATTCTGGACCCAAGAAGACATGCTGTG AATCTATCCGAGATTTCTTCACTTCAGCCAAATTCCTTATTTACATGGGACATGCTCTGTCAACATGG GGTGACCGAATGTGGAACTTTGCCGTGGCTGTTTTCCTGGTAGAGCTGTACGGGAACAGCCTGCTGCTCACGGCCGTATACGGGCTTGTGGTGGCCGGCTCCGTGCTGTTGCTGGGGGCCATCATTGGGGACTGGGTGGACAGAAACCCCAGACTCAAAG TGGCCCAGACTTCGCTGCTCGTCCAGAACAGTTGCGTCATCGTGTGTGGGATCCTCCTGATGGTTGTTTTCCAGTTCAAAGAACAGCTTGTGGAGCTCTACAATGGATGGATTCTG acaacTTGCTACATCCTGGTCATCACCATCGCCAACATCGCCAACCTTGCCAGCACGGCTACATCCATCACCATCCAGAGGGACTGGGTTGTGGTCGTGGCAGGTCAGGACAGCAGCAAGTTGGCAG ACATGAATGCCACAGTGCGGATTATTGACCAGCTGACCAACATCCTGGCTCCCATGCTGGTGGGCCAGATAATGGCCTTTGGCTCCCATTTCATTGGCTGCGGCTTCATCTCTGGCTGGAACCTGTGCTCTATGTGTCTGGAGTATGCGCTGCTGTGGAAGGTCTACCAGAAGACGCCAGCATTAGCCGTGAAAGCAGGACaaaaggagcagcagcaggagctcaAACAGCTCAGTCCTCCGAAAG ACTTGGAGAACGGCCAAAGTCCTGAGGAGTCTTCTCAGCCGCTGATGAATGAAGCCTCAGTGGTGGCCAAGCCCGACTCTCCCAAGCAGCATGGCTGTTGCTACCAGGTGACCGAACCCCTGCGCACCTTAAAGGCCGGCTGGGTGGCCTACTACAACCAGAACATATTCTTCGCCGGCATGTCCCTGGCTTTCCTCTACATGACAGTGCTGGGCTTCGACTGCATCACCACAGGTTATGCCTACACACAGGGCCTCAACGGCTCAGTGCTCAGCCTGCTGATGGGGGCTTCGGCCGTGTCGGGTATCTGCGGCACTGTTGCCTTCACTTGGGTTCGCAAGAAGTGCGGCTTGATCCGCACGGGCTTCATCTCGGGCGTGGCTCAGCTGTCCTGCCTCATGCTGTGCGTAGTCTCTGTCTTCACTCCCGGGAGCCCCTTCGACCTCAGTGTCTCACCCTTCCAGGACCTTTACACCCACTTGATTGGCGAGAAGACCCTGCCCGAGGCTGACCACAGCCTCACCAGCGTTCTTACGGGTGGGAATGCCACTACTGCTGCACCAGCCGAAGAGCTGCCACCTCTGCAGTCCTACATGTCTGTTAGTCTGCTGTTTGCTGGCGTCATTGCTGCTAGAGTTG GCCTGTGGTCTTTCGACCTGACAGTGACCCAGCTCATCCAGGAGAATGTGATTGAGTCAGAGCGAGGTGTGATCAACGGCGTCCAGAACTCCATGAATTACCTCTTAGACCTGCTGCACTTCATCATGGTGATTCTGGCTCCGAACCCCGAGGCCTTTGGCCTGCTGGTCATCATCTCTGTCTCCTTTGTGGCCATGGGTCACGTCATGTACTTTAGGTATGCCTTCAAGAGCCTGGGTAGCCgcctcttcctctgctgctcaaCGGAGCAGAAGGTGGAGATGGTAGACAGCCCCTCACTTCCTACCACCGTCTAA
- the wdr75 gene encoding WD repeat-containing protein 75, with the protein MVEQGDIRVVHRGGSKITLREPVITNDSRFLLCASGDCVKVFSTSTEECLHDLRGHTDLVTGVLLKPSNHLQVYSCSADGTVRLWDFTDGILIKTYVIGYPIYSIYASANHEGAIFVVTNTLSDKRSELFQLVAIHLPQSGDQLVEARELSAVLSDVSSNPAAIAFGRGGEYIASAKSLQLEVYFFKKQKSYRFSLKEDNKKGGKNTFTCIACHPKEDCIATGHEDGKIRLWRNFNHKKEYTYSTLHWHHCAVSSLRFTPEGTNLLSGGVESVLVQWRYNQESQRDFLPRLGAAITHIAVSPDGALFCTSHSDNKITIIQSCVKVSAVIQGLVKGESVMTDLMVDPRSRAMVLNGKPGHLQFYSLQRDKLLYNLDIVQQEYIHELGLQQFEVVKAAFDASGNWLATVEERKQKAAELELSLKLWAFDEQTQSFVLNTTISAPHESRITAMCFCHATNSQTTMLVSASKDGHFKAWQLDAPAHTEDEGPSWLCDFVGGYHGLVPECCCFSADGSLLAVSFQEVVTVWSPSSWELLTTLSQPPGAIRDLYFGRLSCSKYLLGTTVNSQLCCWNLLTCSLEWSTSMDISLLLADPLSENMAAFCCQSGCTDLFVFKPNEPRPLFSHKAVCSGKVTRAVFAPRDEMLESCEESSQWLNCSQLYFLTQYMDLMTFTTRAEDDRLMASSKQLVIDDSVAMTPFYLLLGKHRQQQQENQDILSTLSAERTPLPQGSVAIKELLQTPAHVLPSTSFLCSMFVQSLLISVADSREENKHAEEEMESEKEEEDSEGEMESSTSRPHEASVRGQVTETAAPPLSKSQVRELRRVKKLDHSWLAGLLDS; encoded by the exons ATTCCTCCTGTGCGCCTCTGGAGATTGTGTGAAGGTGTTCAGCACCTCCACAGAGGAGTGTCTCCACGACCTGCGGGGACACACCGACCTGGTGACAGGTGTGCTGCTCAAGCCCTCCAACCACCTGCAG GTCTACTCTTGCTCAGCAGATGGCACTGTCAGACTCTGGGACTTCACAGATGGCATCCTTATTAAG ACTTATGTCATTGGATACCCAATTTACTCCATCTATGCGTCGGCAAACCACGAAGGAGCCATTTTTGTTGTTACAAACACACTAAGTGACAAAAGATCTG AGTTGTTCCAGCTGGTTGCAATACATCTGCCGCAGAGTGGAGATCAGCTGGTGGAGGCCCGAGAGCTTTCTGCTGTGCTTAGCGACGTCAGCTCCAACCCAGCGGCCATTGCCTTCGGTAGAGGG GGGGAATATATCGCTTCAGCTAAAAGTTTGCAGCTTGAGGTTTACTTCTTCAAGAAGCAGAAGTCATACAG GTTTTCCCTCAAAGAAGACAACAAGAAAGGAGGGAagaacacattcacatgcattgCCTGCCACCCAAAAGAGGACTGCATTGCCACTGGGCATGAGGATGGCAAGATTCGTCTGTG GAGAAACTTCAACCACAAGAAGGAGTACACATACTCCACTCTGCACTGGCACCACTGTGCTGTCAGCTCATTGCGCTTCACTCCAGAAG GCACCAACCTGCTGAGCGGAGGTGTGGAGTCAGTGCTAGTCCAATGGCGATACAACCAAGAGAGCCAGCGGGACTTCCTGCCCCGCCTGGGTGCTGCCATCACACATATCGCTGTCTCACCTGATGGAGCGCTGTTCTGCACCTCACACAGTGACAACA AGATCACCATCATCCAGAGTTGTGTTAAAGTATCAGCTGTCATTCAGGGCCTGGTCAAAG GAGAAAGTGTCATGACAGACTTGATGGTGGACCCACGCAGCAGAGCCATGGTGTTGAACGGCAAACCAGGCCACCTGCAGTTTTACTCCCTCCAAAGAGACAAACTGCTGTACAAC CTGGACATCGTGCAGCAGGAGTATATTCATGAGTTGGGCCTGCAGCAGTTTGAGGTGGTCAAGGCGGCCTTCGATGCCTCTGGAAACTGGCTAGCAACagtggaagaaagaaaacagaaagctgCTGAGCTGGAGCTTAGTTTGAAACTGTGGGCATTTGATGAACAAACACAGAG TTTTGTGCTGAACACGACCATCTCGGCCCCCCACGAGTCCCGGATTACAGCCATGTGCTTTTGCCATGCCACCAACAGCCAGACCACCATGCTGGTCTCCGCCAGCAAGGACGGACACTTCAAAGCCTGGCAGCTGGATGCACCAGCCCACACAGAGG ATGAAGGTCCATCTTGGTTGTGTGATTTTGTTGGAGGCTATCACGGGCTGGTGCCCgagtgctgctgtttttcagccGATGGTTCTTTGTTGGCTGTCAGCTTTCAGGAGGTAGTGACTGTGTGGAGTCCGTCCTCCTGGGAGCTCCTGACGACTCTGTCCCAGCCGCCTGGAGCTATCAG gGATCTTTATTTTGGACGACTAAGCTGTTCCAAGTATCTGCTGGGAACCACTGTGAACAGCCAGCTCTGTTGCTGGAACCTCCTCACCTGCTCCT TGGAGTGGAGCACCTCCATGGACATCAGCCTGCTGCTGGCTGACCCCCTCTCTGAGAACATGGCTGCCTTCTGCTGTCAGTCTGGATGCACCGACT tgtttgtgtttaagcCCAATGAGCCTCGGCCACTGTTTTCCCATAAGGCTGTGTGTTCAGGCAAGGTGACTCGTGCCGTCTTTGCACCGAGGGATGAGATGCTGGAGAGCTGTGAAGAGAGCAGTCAGTGGCTCAACTGCAGTCAGCTTTACTTCCTCACTCAGTACATG GACCTCATGACTTTCACTACCAGGGCAGAAGACGACAGACTGATGGCTTCCAGCAAACAG CTTGTGATCGATGACAGTGTCGCCATGACACCTTTCTACCTGTTGCTGGGAAAACACcggcagcagcaacaggaaaATCAAGATATACTAAGCACCTTATCTGCTGAAAGAACGCCTCTGCCGCAGGGCTCTGTTGCTATTAAGGAG CTTCTGCAGACCCCCGCCCACGTCCTGCCCTCTAcctctttcctctgctccaTGTTTGTACAGTCTCTGCTCATTTCTGTCGCAGACTCCAG ggaggaaaacaaacatgcagaggaggaaatggagagtgagaaagaggaagaggattcAGAGGGGGAAATGGAATCCAGCACCTCGAGACCACATGAGGCGTCAGTGCGAGGCCAAGTGACAGAGACTGCAGCCCCCCCTCTGTCAAAATCCCAGGTTAGGGAACTGAGGAGGGTGAAGAAACTTGACCACAGCTGGCTTGCAGGCCTCCTGGACTCTTGA